The genomic DNA TTCTGAGGGATCAATTGTTATTTCTGCATTCTCGAGCTCCCATGCTTCCTTTGATGTATCTATTTTTTGAAATTTCAGGATAACTTTATCTTTATGGAATCGTACTGATTCAATTTTGACTTCCTGCCTATTTCCATCTTTATATTCCAGATAAACGCTATCCAGATTATGAAATCTTTCGGGATAAAGAGTCAAGGGTACGACTGTAACTTCTCCGTTTTTACCACGAGGCTTTTTGATTATTCCTATTAATATTCGCTCTATATTAGTACTGTTGCTCATTCAATGAGCTCCACCGATGCTCTTTTTTTGTTGTTTGCAGCGCTGATTTTTATCAAGTGGCGGATTGCTTTGATAGTTTTACCT from Candidatus Schekmanbacteria bacterium includes the following:
- the rimM gene encoding 16S rRNA processing protein RimM, which codes for MSNSTNIERILIGIIKKPRGKNGEVTVVPLTLYPERFHNLDSVYLEYKDGNRQEVKIESVRFHKDKVILKFQKIDTSKEAWELENAEITIDPSEIINLPEGYYFEHDIYECDVFDEKGNFLGKIHSIIKTPGNDVFVIKSAKKELLIPALDNFIKKIDIEKKIITVIKPEYI